A genomic region of Arachis hypogaea cultivar Tifrunner chromosome 5, arahy.Tifrunner.gnm2.J5K5, whole genome shotgun sequence contains the following coding sequences:
- the LOC112800642 gene encoding histone-lysine N-methyltransferase SUVR5 isoform X2 — MEGSQIEKQGEEKWTVCHLSTNSDVQCSRDSGCGFQGEDQKEDSALDDLDDDLINEPCLTSENSLLVVDTIESESPNNREGDLSFSEPKWLEGDEPVALWVKWRGKWQTGIRCARADRPLSTLRAKPTHGRKKYFVIFFPHTRNYSWADMLLVRSIDEFPHPIAYKTHWVGLKMVSDLTIARRFIMQKLAIGMLNIVDQLHPNALTETARDVKGWKEFAMGASHCTGYSEFGRMLLKLHNSILQPYINADWLQHSSHSWAERCHIVNSAESVELLKEELSDSILWNDVNSLWRTPAQPMLGSDWKSWKHDVMKWFTTSPSLSCSKDTQPQTPDASYAANLQVSRKRAKLEVRRADTHASQAERKDVNQSVALETDLGFFKNQDTLSLLAAENGKHEDVREVSAANDLTSNVANKWNEIVVEAADSDCLHTKGMELTPVSEMAVSKSVEPGSKNRQCIAYIESKGRQCVRWANDGDVYCCVHLSSRFLGSSEKAEKLVPVDTPMCEGTTVLGTKCKHRALPGFLFCKKHKPHDETEISHSPQSTLKRKLEENYAGSVNTCRDIVLVNSESPLEVEPVSFIGDDYFQRKSSLGENPTHPDNYDATKGLHCIGSPPFDDKNPCREAPKRYCLYCENHLPSWLKRARNGKSRIVSKEVFTELLRDCNSWEQKVHLHKACELFYRLFKSILSLRNPVPKDVQFQWALTEASKDTSVGEFFTKLVHTEKARIKLIWGFGDDLDVSPIMEEPPVLPSTTTDSIDNENAIKCKICSAEFSDDQALGNHWMDSHKKEAQWLFRGYACAICLDSFTNKKLLETHVQERHHVQFVEQCMLLQCIPCGSHFGNSEQLWQHVLSVHPVDLKPSKAPERQTLPAGAGQDSPVKHVQGNSAPLENNSENPGVLRKFTCRFCGLKFDLLPDLGRHHQAAHMGPNLVSNHPAKKGVRYYAYRLKSGRLSRPKFKKGLAAASYRIRNRANANLKRGIQATKSLGMRDMSLQPRVTSLQPQVTTSLQPHVTETSKISKFVEHQCSGVAKILFSEIQKTKPRPNNLDILSIAHTACCKVSLAASLEEKFGILPKRIYLKAAKLCAEHNIIVNWHHEGFICPRGCNGLKDQALLSPLSSLPNSFVRPKSVNVSDHASDEWELDEFHCIINSHGLKLGSLQKSSIFCDDISFGKESTPVICVVDQELLHSINKNDSNDQDTDSAMPWKSFTYVTKAMLDQSLSLDSESLQLGCSCSYSSCCPETCDHVYLFGNDYEDANDIFGKPMRGRFPYDENGRIILEEGYLVYECNRRCRCNKSCPNRILQNGVRVKLEVFKTENKGWGVRAGEAILRGTFVCEYIGEVLDVQEAHNRRKRYGTEHCSYFYDIDDHVNDMSRLIEGQAHYIIDATKYGNVSRFINHSCSPNLVNHQVLVESMDCERAHIGLYASRDIALGEELTHDYHYKLVSGEGTPCLCGASKCRGRLY; from the exons ATGGAAGGGTCTCAGATAGAAAAGCAAGGTGAAGAAAAATGGACTGTCTGTCATTTGTCGACTAATTCGGATGTTCAATGCAGCAGAGATTCAGGTTGTGGCTTTCAGGGGGAAGACCAGAAGGAAGACTCCGCTCTCGATGATCTTGATGATGATTTGATAAATGAACCTTGCTTAACATCTGAAAATTCTCTCTTGGTTGTGGATACGATTGAAAGCGAATCACCAAACAACAGGGAAGGAGATTTATCATTTTCTGAACCCAAGTGGCTAGAGGGGGATGAACCTGTGGCATTATGGGTCAAG TGGAGAGGAAAGTGGCAGACTGGCATCAGATGTGCGAGAGCTGACCGGCCATTATCAACTTTGAGAGCAAAACCAACTCATGGACGGAAGAAATATTTTGTCATATTTTTTCCACACACAAGGAATTATTCTTGGGCAGATATGCTGCTTGTCCGATCAATCGATGAGTTTCCCCATCCTATTGCATATAAGACTCATTGGGTAGGATTAAAAATGGTAAGTGACTTGACTATTGCACGGCGGTTTATAATGCAGAAGCTAGCTATTGGAATGCTGAATATTGTTGATCAGCTTCATCCAAAT GCACTGACAGAAACTGCCCGTGATGTGAAGGGCTGGAAGGAATTTGCCATGGGTGCTTCCCATTGTACTGGTTATTCAGAATTTGGAAGAATGCTTCTAAAGCTGCACAAT AGCATATTGCAGCCCTACATAAATGCTGATTGGTTACAGCATTCTTCTCACTCTTGGGCTGAAAGATGTCATATTGTGAATAGTGCCGAATCTGTAGAGCTGCTGAAGGAG GAATTGTCTGATTCTATTTTATGGAATGATgtcaactctctttggaggacaCCGGCACAACCAATGTTAGGTTCTGACTGGAAATCCTGGAAGCATGATGTAATGAAATGGTTTACAACTTCACCTTCCTTATCTTGCAGCAAAGACACACAGCCACAGACTCCTGATGCTTCGTATGCTGCAAACCTTCAGGTTTCTAGAAAACGGGCCAAACTTGAAGTTCGTCGGGCAGATACACATGCTTCGCAAGCGGAAAGGAAAGATGTGAATCAGTCTGTTGCTCTTGAGACTGACCTTGGGTTCTTTAAGAATCAGGATACATTGAGCCTATTAGCAGCTGAGAATGGTAAACATGAAGATGTTAGGGAGGTATCTGCTGCGAACGATTTAACTAGTAATGTGGCCAATAAATGGAATGAAATTGTAGTTGAGGCTGCCGATTCGGATTGCTTGCATACCAAAGGAATGGAATTAACACCTGTGAGTGAAATGGCTGTTTCAAAATCAGTAGAGCCCGGTAGTAAGAATCGACAATGTATAGCCTATATTGAATCAAAGGGAAGACAGTGTGTGAGATGGGCAAATGATGGTGATGTTTATTGTTGTGTACATTTGTCCTCTCGATTTTTGGGCAGCTCGGAAAAAGCTGAGAAGCTGGTTCCAGTTGATACTCCTATGTGTGAAGGTACTACTGTTCTGGGTACAAAATGCAAGCACCGAGCCCTACCTGGTTTTCTATTCTGTAAGAAACACAAGCCTCATGATGAAACAGAGATCTCACATTCACCACAAAGTACACTGAAAAGGAAACTTGAAGAAAATTATGCTGGTTCAGTGAACACCTGCAGAGACATTGTGTTGGTAAATTCTGAAAGCCCACTGGAAGTGGAGCCAGTGTCATTCATTGGCGATGATTACTTTCAAAGAAAAAGCAGCTTAGGTGAGAATCCCACACATCCTGATAATTATGATGCAACGAAGGGTCTGCACTGTATTGGTTCTCCTCCCTTTGATGACAAGAATCCATGTAGAGAAGCTCCTAAGCGATATTGCTTGTATTGTGAAAATCACCTTCCTAGCTGGCTTAAACGTGCAAGAAATGGGAAGAGTAGAATCGTATCGAAAGAAGTGTTCACAGAACTTTTGAGGGACTGCAACTCGTGGGAGCAAAAGGTGCATTTGCATAAAGCATGTGAGCTTTTCTACAGGCTGTTCAAAAGCATTTTATCACTAAGAAACCCAGTTCCTAAGGATGTTCAATTCCAGTGGGCTTTGACTGAAGCCTCTAAAGATACTAGTGTAGGAGAATTCTTTACAAAGTTGGTTCATACTGAGAAGGCTAGAATCAAACTAATTTGGGGATTCGGTGATGACTTGGATGTATCTCCTATCATGGAAGAACCACCAGTTTTGCCATCCACAACCACTGATAGCATCGATAATGAAAATGCCATTAAGTGTAAGATATGCTCTGCAGAATTCAGTGATGACCAAGCTCTTGGTAACCATTGGATGGATAGTCATAAAAAGGAAGCACAGTGGCTGTTTAGGGGTTATGCATGTGCCATTTGTCTGGATTcttttactaacaagaaactgtTGGAAACACATGTTCAAGAGCGACACCATGTGCAGTTTGTTGAACAGTGTATGCTTCTACAATGTATTCCTTGTGGTAGTCATTTCGGAAACAGTGAGCAATTATGGCAGCATGTTTTATCAGTTCATCCTGTTGATTTAAAGCCATCAAAAGCTCCTGAGCGGCAAACTCTCCCTGCTGGAGCTGGTCAAGATTCTCCAGTAAAACATGTCCAAGGAAACTCTGCTCCTTTGGAGAATAATTCTGAGAATCCGGGTGTCTTGCGGAAGTTCACTTGCAGGTTTTGTGGgttgaaatttgatttgttaCCTGACCTTGGTCGACATCACCAAGCTGCCCATATGGGACCCAATCTAGTTAGCAACCACCCTGCGAAGAAGGGGGTTCGCTACTATGCATATAGATTAAAATCTGGCAGACTTAGCCGTCCTAAATTTAAAAAAGGTTTGGCAGCAGCATCATATAGGATCAGAAACAGGGCTAATGCTAATCTAAAGAGAGGTATCCAAGCAACAAAATCGCTTGGCATGAGGGACATGTCCTTACAACCTCGTGTAACATCATTACAACCTCAGGTGACAACATCCTTACAGCCTCATGTAACTGAAACATCAAAGATTAGTAAATTCGTGGAACATCAGTGCTCGGGAgttgcaaaaattttattttctgagATTCAGAAGACTAAACCTCGGCCCAACAATCTTGATATTCTATCAATTGCTCACACTGCTTGCTGCAAAGTTAGTCTTGCAGCCTCACTTGAGGAGAAATTTGGAATTCTACCTAAAAGAATATATTTGAAGGCAGCAAAACTTTGTGCTGAGCATAATATTATTGTAAATTGGCATCATGAGGGGTTTATTTGTCCTAGAGGCTGCAATGGTTTGAAGGATCAAGCATTGCTCTCTCCCTTATCATCTCTTCCTAATAGTTTTGTGAGGCCAAAATCTGTAAATGTATCAGATCATGCAAGTGATGAGTGGGAACTGGATGAATTTCATTGCATCATCAATTCACATGGTCTAAAGTTAGGGTCACTGCAAAAATCTTCAATCTTTTGTGATGATATAAGCTTCGGGAAGGAATCAACTCCTGTGATTTGTGTAGTAGATCAAGAACTTTTGCATTCTATCAATAAGAATGATTCCAATGATCAAGATACTGACTCTGCTATGCCTTGGAAGAGCTTTACCTATGTTACAAAGGCAATGCTTGATCAATCCCTTAGTCTTGATTCGGAG AGTCTGCAATTGGGATGTTCCTGCTCATATTCTTCATGCTGTCCTGAAACATGTGACCATGTATACCTTTTTGGTAATGACTATGAGGATGCGAACGACATATTTGGGAAACCAATGCGTGGCAGGTTCCCATATGACGAGAATGGTCGAATAATATTAGAG GAAGGTTACCTTGTCTATGAGTGTAACCGAAGGTGCAGATGCAATAAGTCCTGTCCAAACAGAATATTACAGAATGGAGTACGAGTCAAGTTGGAAGTCTTTAAAACAGAGAATAAG GGATGGGGGGTAAGGGCTGGGGAGGCTATCCTACGTGGCACATTTGTATGCGAGTACATTGGAGAGGTTTTAGATGTTCAGGAGGCACATAACAGGCGCAAGAG ATATGGCACAGAACATTGCAGTTATTTCTATGACATCGATGATCATGTTAACGATATGA
- the LOC112800642 gene encoding histone-lysine N-methyltransferase SUVR5 isoform X1 — protein sequence MEVLPCSGVQCTGESDRPQQSPGTAFLYQGEPNYPENGQQVKFGDGQLNELSHKMEGSQIEKQGEEKWTVCHLSTNSDVQCSRDSGCGFQGEDQKEDSALDDLDDDLINEPCLTSENSLLVVDTIESESPNNREGDLSFSEPKWLEGDEPVALWVKWRGKWQTGIRCARADRPLSTLRAKPTHGRKKYFVIFFPHTRNYSWADMLLVRSIDEFPHPIAYKTHWVGLKMVSDLTIARRFIMQKLAIGMLNIVDQLHPNALTETARDVKGWKEFAMGASHCTGYSEFGRMLLKLHNSILQPYINADWLQHSSHSWAERCHIVNSAESVELLKEELSDSILWNDVNSLWRTPAQPMLGSDWKSWKHDVMKWFTTSPSLSCSKDTQPQTPDASYAANLQVSRKRAKLEVRRADTHASQAERKDVNQSVALETDLGFFKNQDTLSLLAAENGKHEDVREVSAANDLTSNVANKWNEIVVEAADSDCLHTKGMELTPVSEMAVSKSVEPGSKNRQCIAYIESKGRQCVRWANDGDVYCCVHLSSRFLGSSEKAEKLVPVDTPMCEGTTVLGTKCKHRALPGFLFCKKHKPHDETEISHSPQSTLKRKLEENYAGSVNTCRDIVLVNSESPLEVEPVSFIGDDYFQRKSSLGENPTHPDNYDATKGLHCIGSPPFDDKNPCREAPKRYCLYCENHLPSWLKRARNGKSRIVSKEVFTELLRDCNSWEQKVHLHKACELFYRLFKSILSLRNPVPKDVQFQWALTEASKDTSVGEFFTKLVHTEKARIKLIWGFGDDLDVSPIMEEPPVLPSTTTDSIDNENAIKCKICSAEFSDDQALGNHWMDSHKKEAQWLFRGYACAICLDSFTNKKLLETHVQERHHVQFVEQCMLLQCIPCGSHFGNSEQLWQHVLSVHPVDLKPSKAPERQTLPAGAGQDSPVKHVQGNSAPLENNSENPGVLRKFTCRFCGLKFDLLPDLGRHHQAAHMGPNLVSNHPAKKGVRYYAYRLKSGRLSRPKFKKGLAAASYRIRNRANANLKRGIQATKSLGMRDMSLQPRVTSLQPQVTTSLQPHVTETSKISKFVEHQCSGVAKILFSEIQKTKPRPNNLDILSIAHTACCKVSLAASLEEKFGILPKRIYLKAAKLCAEHNIIVNWHHEGFICPRGCNGLKDQALLSPLSSLPNSFVRPKSVNVSDHASDEWELDEFHCIINSHGLKLGSLQKSSIFCDDISFGKESTPVICVVDQELLHSINKNDSNDQDTDSAMPWKSFTYVTKAMLDQSLSLDSESLQLGCSCSYSSCCPETCDHVYLFGNDYEDANDIFGKPMRGRFPYDENGRIILEEGYLVYECNRRCRCNKSCPNRILQNGVRVKLEVFKTENKGWGVRAGEAILRGTFVCEYIGEVLDVQEAHNRRKRYGTEHCSYFYDIDDHVNDMSRLIEGQAHYIIDATKYGNVSRFINHSCSPNLVNHQVLVESMDCERAHIGLYASRDIALGEELTHDYHYKLVSGEGTPCLCGASKCRGRLY from the exons ATGGAAGTACTTCCCTGTTCTGGTGTTCAATGTACAGGGGAATCTGACCGTCCTCAACAGAGTCCAGGGACAGCCTTTTTATATCAGGGAGAACCTAATTACCCTGAAAATGGTCAACAAGTTAAATTTGGAGACGGTCAACTGAATGAATTATCACACAAAATGGAAGGGTCTCAGATAGAAAAGCAAGGTGAAGAAAAATGGACTGTCTGTCATTTGTCGACTAATTCGGATGTTCAATGCAGCAGAGATTCAGGTTGTGGCTTTCAGGGGGAAGACCAGAAGGAAGACTCCGCTCTCGATGATCTTGATGATGATTTGATAAATGAACCTTGCTTAACATCTGAAAATTCTCTCTTGGTTGTGGATACGATTGAAAGCGAATCACCAAACAACAGGGAAGGAGATTTATCATTTTCTGAACCCAAGTGGCTAGAGGGGGATGAACCTGTGGCATTATGGGTCAAG TGGAGAGGAAAGTGGCAGACTGGCATCAGATGTGCGAGAGCTGACCGGCCATTATCAACTTTGAGAGCAAAACCAACTCATGGACGGAAGAAATATTTTGTCATATTTTTTCCACACACAAGGAATTATTCTTGGGCAGATATGCTGCTTGTCCGATCAATCGATGAGTTTCCCCATCCTATTGCATATAAGACTCATTGGGTAGGATTAAAAATGGTAAGTGACTTGACTATTGCACGGCGGTTTATAATGCAGAAGCTAGCTATTGGAATGCTGAATATTGTTGATCAGCTTCATCCAAAT GCACTGACAGAAACTGCCCGTGATGTGAAGGGCTGGAAGGAATTTGCCATGGGTGCTTCCCATTGTACTGGTTATTCAGAATTTGGAAGAATGCTTCTAAAGCTGCACAAT AGCATATTGCAGCCCTACATAAATGCTGATTGGTTACAGCATTCTTCTCACTCTTGGGCTGAAAGATGTCATATTGTGAATAGTGCCGAATCTGTAGAGCTGCTGAAGGAG GAATTGTCTGATTCTATTTTATGGAATGATgtcaactctctttggaggacaCCGGCACAACCAATGTTAGGTTCTGACTGGAAATCCTGGAAGCATGATGTAATGAAATGGTTTACAACTTCACCTTCCTTATCTTGCAGCAAAGACACACAGCCACAGACTCCTGATGCTTCGTATGCTGCAAACCTTCAGGTTTCTAGAAAACGGGCCAAACTTGAAGTTCGTCGGGCAGATACACATGCTTCGCAAGCGGAAAGGAAAGATGTGAATCAGTCTGTTGCTCTTGAGACTGACCTTGGGTTCTTTAAGAATCAGGATACATTGAGCCTATTAGCAGCTGAGAATGGTAAACATGAAGATGTTAGGGAGGTATCTGCTGCGAACGATTTAACTAGTAATGTGGCCAATAAATGGAATGAAATTGTAGTTGAGGCTGCCGATTCGGATTGCTTGCATACCAAAGGAATGGAATTAACACCTGTGAGTGAAATGGCTGTTTCAAAATCAGTAGAGCCCGGTAGTAAGAATCGACAATGTATAGCCTATATTGAATCAAAGGGAAGACAGTGTGTGAGATGGGCAAATGATGGTGATGTTTATTGTTGTGTACATTTGTCCTCTCGATTTTTGGGCAGCTCGGAAAAAGCTGAGAAGCTGGTTCCAGTTGATACTCCTATGTGTGAAGGTACTACTGTTCTGGGTACAAAATGCAAGCACCGAGCCCTACCTGGTTTTCTATTCTGTAAGAAACACAAGCCTCATGATGAAACAGAGATCTCACATTCACCACAAAGTACACTGAAAAGGAAACTTGAAGAAAATTATGCTGGTTCAGTGAACACCTGCAGAGACATTGTGTTGGTAAATTCTGAAAGCCCACTGGAAGTGGAGCCAGTGTCATTCATTGGCGATGATTACTTTCAAAGAAAAAGCAGCTTAGGTGAGAATCCCACACATCCTGATAATTATGATGCAACGAAGGGTCTGCACTGTATTGGTTCTCCTCCCTTTGATGACAAGAATCCATGTAGAGAAGCTCCTAAGCGATATTGCTTGTATTGTGAAAATCACCTTCCTAGCTGGCTTAAACGTGCAAGAAATGGGAAGAGTAGAATCGTATCGAAAGAAGTGTTCACAGAACTTTTGAGGGACTGCAACTCGTGGGAGCAAAAGGTGCATTTGCATAAAGCATGTGAGCTTTTCTACAGGCTGTTCAAAAGCATTTTATCACTAAGAAACCCAGTTCCTAAGGATGTTCAATTCCAGTGGGCTTTGACTGAAGCCTCTAAAGATACTAGTGTAGGAGAATTCTTTACAAAGTTGGTTCATACTGAGAAGGCTAGAATCAAACTAATTTGGGGATTCGGTGATGACTTGGATGTATCTCCTATCATGGAAGAACCACCAGTTTTGCCATCCACAACCACTGATAGCATCGATAATGAAAATGCCATTAAGTGTAAGATATGCTCTGCAGAATTCAGTGATGACCAAGCTCTTGGTAACCATTGGATGGATAGTCATAAAAAGGAAGCACAGTGGCTGTTTAGGGGTTATGCATGTGCCATTTGTCTGGATTcttttactaacaagaaactgtTGGAAACACATGTTCAAGAGCGACACCATGTGCAGTTTGTTGAACAGTGTATGCTTCTACAATGTATTCCTTGTGGTAGTCATTTCGGAAACAGTGAGCAATTATGGCAGCATGTTTTATCAGTTCATCCTGTTGATTTAAAGCCATCAAAAGCTCCTGAGCGGCAAACTCTCCCTGCTGGAGCTGGTCAAGATTCTCCAGTAAAACATGTCCAAGGAAACTCTGCTCCTTTGGAGAATAATTCTGAGAATCCGGGTGTCTTGCGGAAGTTCACTTGCAGGTTTTGTGGgttgaaatttgatttgttaCCTGACCTTGGTCGACATCACCAAGCTGCCCATATGGGACCCAATCTAGTTAGCAACCACCCTGCGAAGAAGGGGGTTCGCTACTATGCATATAGATTAAAATCTGGCAGACTTAGCCGTCCTAAATTTAAAAAAGGTTTGGCAGCAGCATCATATAGGATCAGAAACAGGGCTAATGCTAATCTAAAGAGAGGTATCCAAGCAACAAAATCGCTTGGCATGAGGGACATGTCCTTACAACCTCGTGTAACATCATTACAACCTCAGGTGACAACATCCTTACAGCCTCATGTAACTGAAACATCAAAGATTAGTAAATTCGTGGAACATCAGTGCTCGGGAgttgcaaaaattttattttctgagATTCAGAAGACTAAACCTCGGCCCAACAATCTTGATATTCTATCAATTGCTCACACTGCTTGCTGCAAAGTTAGTCTTGCAGCCTCACTTGAGGAGAAATTTGGAATTCTACCTAAAAGAATATATTTGAAGGCAGCAAAACTTTGTGCTGAGCATAATATTATTGTAAATTGGCATCATGAGGGGTTTATTTGTCCTAGAGGCTGCAATGGTTTGAAGGATCAAGCATTGCTCTCTCCCTTATCATCTCTTCCTAATAGTTTTGTGAGGCCAAAATCTGTAAATGTATCAGATCATGCAAGTGATGAGTGGGAACTGGATGAATTTCATTGCATCATCAATTCACATGGTCTAAAGTTAGGGTCACTGCAAAAATCTTCAATCTTTTGTGATGATATAAGCTTCGGGAAGGAATCAACTCCTGTGATTTGTGTAGTAGATCAAGAACTTTTGCATTCTATCAATAAGAATGATTCCAATGATCAAGATACTGACTCTGCTATGCCTTGGAAGAGCTTTACCTATGTTACAAAGGCAATGCTTGATCAATCCCTTAGTCTTGATTCGGAG AGTCTGCAATTGGGATGTTCCTGCTCATATTCTTCATGCTGTCCTGAAACATGTGACCATGTATACCTTTTTGGTAATGACTATGAGGATGCGAACGACATATTTGGGAAACCAATGCGTGGCAGGTTCCCATATGACGAGAATGGTCGAATAATATTAGAG GAAGGTTACCTTGTCTATGAGTGTAACCGAAGGTGCAGATGCAATAAGTCCTGTCCAAACAGAATATTACAGAATGGAGTACGAGTCAAGTTGGAAGTCTTTAAAACAGAGAATAAG GGATGGGGGGTAAGGGCTGGGGAGGCTATCCTACGTGGCACATTTGTATGCGAGTACATTGGAGAGGTTTTAGATGTTCAGGAGGCACATAACAGGCGCAAGAG ATATGGCACAGAACATTGCAGTTATTTCTATGACATCGATGATCATGTTAACGATATGA